The genomic region TGTATTTTAAAACGGCATAaactgggtcaatttgacccaaatagTGGATTGTTCCATTTATGacacaaattgggttattttttacccaactgctgacaaataaatgtttttgtgggttattcatttcatgcaatatttgggtttaaatgaataacccaggCGGCACGGTAAATAagaggttagcacgtccgcctcccagtactggggactcgggttcgagtccaggctccggcctttctgggtgccgtttgcatattctccacgtgcatgcgtgggtcttctccgggtactccagtttcctcccacattccaaagacatgaatggcagtttaattgggcgctccaaattgtccctaggcgtgtttgtgtgtgtgtgtgggtgattctttgtctctgtgtgccctgcgattggctggcaaccagttcagggtataacccgcctactgcccatagccagctgggataggctcctgcaccccccgcgacctttgtgaggacaaagcggttcagaaaatggatggatggatgacgcaAAAAGTTGGGTCGACCAACCCCCCAAATTGGGTTCTTTTTTTccggttatttatttgacccaacattttggctTAAATACAGAACCCAAAATATTGGCCCTTTcctttttttgacccaactgttttttagAGTGCTGATTTTTGTCCTCTCCAGTGTTCCTAAAGAGGAGATGGAGTTTCAGTCCAACTTGGAGCAGATAAAAGAAAATGAGGAAGCCAACTACTCCACCCCGCTGCTGGGAGGCCTGGGTCGCTTCCTGGGTGTCCAGTCCCCCAGCTTCCCTCGCTCCTCTCGGGTCTCTCTGCTGCGCCGCCGTCCCGGAGCCCCACTGAGTCGCTTCCCCCTTTACTTACACCCAGAAGCTCCATCGGTCGCAAACCAAGCCCGCCAGCCCTTAAACGCAGAGCGGGATCAGGATTACGCCTTCCCCGGCCTGCCCTTGTACGAGCGAGCCGGCTTCTACAGTTGTCCCCAGACGCCCATCCACTGCGTCCCGCCGGCGGTGGCCCGACCTCGACCTGCGCGGCGGCCTCCGAACGAATGGGATCGCAGCTGCAGCTCCCTCGCTCCTCCGACGGTCGGCTCGCAGCTTCTACCTCCCGACACCCCCGGCCACATCCCGCCGCCGTCATCGGCTTTTCCCTGGCTGAGCGAGGAAAGCGACGCGCCCGCCGCCCCGGCCTTCTCATTCCCAGACCCTCCGCCCGAGCTGTGTCCCATCTCGAAACTCAGGCGTGGGCACGGCCTGCTGTCTCGGCGGCCTCCGCCTCCGTGCCTGACGCTGGAGGCCTTGCCGTCCGCCGACAGCCAGGCTGGACCCCCCAGCGCTCGAACGACAGGAAGCGGGGGGGAAAGGGTGTTCTCGTTCACCCCTCCCTCGCGTCACGGACCAGCAAATCCAAATAATCCCAACAGTAGTTCAAGCAGCATTAACGTGACAAGCGGCAACGGCGCTGCCGCAACAGGAAGTCTTCTCAACACCACCAATCTTAGCAGCTTTAGTAACTTCGCCGCCAACGTTAAGGCGAGCAACGGCGGGCTCAATACGTTGACCGCTTCTAGTTCGACGCCTTCGCAGCAAGAAGCCAATCAGCAAAATTCCCCTAATGATTCTGGAATCTCATTGGCTGAGGGCGACCTGCTGGGTGTGCTAGTAGATGGCGGCGGGAACAAAGCAGCTACGAGCAGGAAGCAGGACTGAGAAAATGTTGTTTGTATGTCACATGCCAACCCACACACAGAATTATCTCAGGTGTACGAGTATGAAGCTCAAATGGGGCCTTATAAACAACACGTATTATAAGTAATCACTTCCTGGTGAGTGCTTACAGAACAATTAACCTACTTGTGAGGCACAAAGCACCTTAAAAGATTTCAGTGTTAACAGATGAGGACGAAAGAAACAACCTTATTTGCCTTAAGATTGTTGCTTCCGAGCCTTTTGCGTCACCTTGAACAGCGCTttggtttctttgtttttttttctcaataaaaacattaaacgtgaaagtttttttgttactttatttTCTTCATACAAGCAAACAATATGTACACTTAATGCAGAGATGACCATACTGCTATAAGAGGTttacaataaatattattaacccactttattttaaaagcaaaaaataattcctgCCAGCCTACAATGagaaaaagatttttaaaattaatattttcttcaacaGTTGGATCAGTTAatctgtttttaatttagcaaaatatataaatattaaaaatattcagCTAATTATATATTTGTGTATACTGTATTGTATCGTGTATAAATAGGTTTTGTTGGAAACTTTGTTCTGAAGCAAACACAAttgtctgcacattttttatggaTCTGATTTATCATCTCTCACTCATTGACCGGACAAATTTATGGGATTAGGATGGCCATTTATATTtgatctgtttttcttttttgcaccCGTTTGAGAAACATGCCAAAAACTTAAGAATGGACGAATCGGTATTGGGCCGATATTGgcatcggtatcagtgactacacAAAAAGTTGAGTATTCATACTGGTAtaagtctgaaaaaaagtggcatcaaaCATCTCTaccaaaaatattagaaaaagcagTATAAATAAACGCGAGAGCCCATTCAGCGCAAATGAGCACTTGCGCTCTCCGAATAAGAACCATTAAATGAAAAGCGACAAGAGGACATTTGGACACGTGGTGGTGGTAAGTGACTTAAACGGCCTCCTTGGCCATGGTGTGTTTATCAAAGAGGTACTCAGCCATGCCGTTCTGCGGTGCTCCCATGAGCCGCAGGTTCGAGATCCAGTCAGCCAGTTGCTTGATGGACTTGACCTGCTCATCCAGATAGTGTGTTTCAATGAAATCACACAGCTGTGGAAgaaacacagatgtgtaaagTCAGCTATTTTAGTTCACATTAAAACTGTGACGTAGGTCAAGGAAGGACGCTTTAACATTAGATGGCAGGATAATAaattcattttccattttctatAATGGTTATGGCTTTTGGCGAGCAGCTGGGCGATTTTATCATCGTGATTAGTGATCACGATAAATTTTAGATCGATCTTAGGAACAGCTGTTAGCATATTTACTTGACATGGTTGTGGTCGCAACAGGCAATCAGTCAACCTTTTTCTGCTTCACTTCCGTTTGTGTAGTGTGGTAATGAAAGGATTTGtctcagtttgtttttgttttcaatcttaaaaaaaacccaaaaaaaaccaaaacgtttgttcattaagtaaaaagaaaaatacaatgttTGTTCATTATGTTCGGCATCACAACGCTTTTCCACAGATTGTGTGGCTCTTCTTCGATTTTAGAACGTGAGCCTCTATTCTGGAACCGCTCGAAAAAGCAGCGAAcgctgccctctgctggtcggaGTTGGACTTtgcgacctttttttttgttttgttttttaaccccctcgtgttattttataattttctaCATCTCTTGTAATGTTaagtataaatatatacaaatttaactttttttttctttttttatcaagattggatgggaaaaaaatagtgttttaattcattttgtcaTACTCCCTATTTATTCCCAACAGGATATTCTTTCTAAATTTTGTGTTTCCGTTGGCTGCACtgccagtatttatttatttatagaactgacttgtgtttttacttgattttgcTAATGTAATGAGTTTTAACATGCATGAAAGGAAACAATTACCCAAATTTGGGATTGTCATTGttcaatcaaaattcaattgtgTGGGAGATAAGATTGTGTGACCGTTGTTGTGCAACTCCTTCAAATGAATGTGTGACACGTACGTGAGGATCGCTGTGCTGCGTTGCCATTTCCTGTAATTCCAGTAGGGATTGATTCACACTTTTCTCCAGCTGCAAGGCGCACTCTAAAGCCTCCAGGCCGCTCCCCCATTCATCTCGCTCAGGTTTCTTTCATGCAGAAATACAGCAGAAAGACAGTATTGGCTTTGGCTCTTATTTCACCTTGATGCTGCAATAACAATCTAGTCAGGGATGGAGATGTATTTAGCTTGTTTTTAAGCACACTATAAGACATGCTGTATAGAAAGAAGTATAGTAAAGCTTTAGTTTATGTTAACTTTTTGTCTTTGTGATGACGGCAAGGATACCTTGATATCCTGCAGGAAAATCCTGCCTCCCCTGTTGTTCTGGAACGCCAGCAGTTTCTCGGCGTGTTCGTTCTCCTCCTTGGACTGGGCGCTAAAAAACTTGGCGAAATGCGGCAGAGCTTGATCATCCCTATCAAAATAATATGCCTAAAAATAAGAAGGAAATCATTATTCACCACCAAGAAAGACATGTTATAGTGATTTGGGATTATCTTACCATTGAGAGATAAACATAAGAGGCATACAGTTCAAGATTTATCTGCCTGTTAATGGCAGCCTCGCAGTCTTGGTGAAAGTTTTGCCGGATTTGGGAATCCATCTCTGGTCTTGTCTTCAAAATGACGACAGAAAAATGAGCTGATGGGTCAGGCTGAGCTCCAGCTGGTTAGAATGCACACTGCACTGCAGACACCTTAAATACAACACTTCAGATCAGCTGTAGGTTCCACAAGAACAAAAGGGATGTGCCCTTCATGTCAACACTGACGCCTACAGATGTAAATGCCCCCTTCATCATCACCTGTTGGTGTCAGACTGTCATTTGAGTCCTAAAGTCAATGGGTTTTTTTAAGAATCCACAGGAATATATATACACTTTCTAAAAACGTCCTAGTCAGGTTTAGAATGAAATTTCAAAATGAACGTCAAATGCACTATAACCATGACATATAAACTTAATTCCAATAATTTGACCATCTCTATCAGGAAATGTATTGATCCATTCTCGGATCAAACACCAGTTCCTATTCTGACAACGAATTTAACCGAAAATGTTTTATAAGCTCAGTTACGGTAGTTAACATTATTAGCGGTGAAGCAGCAATCGGCGCGTTAGCTTGGTGAGTATGACAACACACGCGTATTTATTTACACGAATAAACATGATCATAAATAACAGAATAGCATTCGGCAATACCTGGTTGAAATATATCCCACTGCAGTCCTTGTGAGAAGTTTTTGGAAGACGTTGCCGCTTGATATTACCGTAACGCCATAAAGTGGGTTGGCGTCGAGGGAGACGAACGTTAATGTCAACAAGACGCGCCACTACGACTTCCGTCAGAGTAGAACtcagtcattaaaaataaaataaccataATAACGTACGAGCTATTTCTCTACCACGAATTATGATTTTAGTTGACaagttacatttatttatgcaaCGCCAGATAATGACGTCACCTGACAGGAAATGACATACTAAAAGTAGTGCTTTCGCAGAAGTGACgccaccggcggccatcttcaATTGCTCACTACTAAAAAGTCCGCCAAATTTGAATATATTGACAAAATGATCTTATAAAAGCATATCTCCGGATACTAAAATTTCGTCTGCATCATGTCACTTGACAGAACCATCAATCAAGTGAAAGccaatcagggaaaaaaaaaaaaaaaaaaaaaaaaaaaaaagcttcagctACAAATGTCTTGACAATCTACAGTATTCATTCAAGTCTGTACAGTGACTGGCTCTTAACCATATTGACTActtaaaaaaatccatatataTTACACCCAATTTATTGCATACACTCTTGATATTATTGCAGAACTGTATTATGAGTTCTAGTTTGTTCATGCAAGTAACCCATAATGAAAATTGACAAGTGATGATCCAACTTCATCACCGTTAAAGCCTGCACCGTGCATTAAACACCAATACGACCTCACTCAATGCCACACCTTTAAATAATGTATTGACAGTGAAGTAAGAAAaacaggaggggaaaaaaacaccacacACTTAAAGTGATCCATTTATTGTCCCAAACATTACCTATAAACATTCCACACGTAACATAAAACCTAACATTTtcattaaaagaacaaaatatgtGTACAGCATGATCTCAGTATTTGATAGAATTGGGGGGAGAGTGCCACACAGCAGAGCTGGTGCGTTTAAAGTAGCGTGGCTTGTTCTTGTAAAACAGGTCCTCCAATTTCGGTGGCTGAACCACTCCGAAGAACAACTCCAAGTCAGGAGGGTTGAAGTACTGCTTCATTAGAATCTGCTCGAGATTCGGACCTGGGAAGACAATCATATTATTCACTATTCATACAATGTGCAATGAATATTGTTATATACGGGTAATTTTCATATTTCTTCAACAAGGTTAAAGACATGAGTAAACGTAACATCCAATTCACAAGAATAGAGTTGTTCAATATTTGGAATTTTATCGTTCATTACTTCTTATATGTGCATATTGCATAAATAGTGCTTGAGCACAATTACAACAACACTGAACATATAAActcaattttaatttgtttcattCATCCTCAATgctgccttttttcttttttaactttaataaagtatataatcATAGGCCATAGCAATAAAGAGACTCAGAAATCATAATTACAACAGTAACACTTGAGAATTagtttttctatttaaaaataaaaaaacaaaaaaaaacaacaacaacaaaaactatacTTTAGTTCTGATTTAAATCGTTTTGTCACACCCCCTTCAGAGTTATAAATGATACTTCATCTGCATACCTTTTGCCCAAGAAGGAATGGGTTTTCTTGGAGCAGACTCGTCATCAGTAGAATCGTCACTGTTTTGGTCCATTCCATAGTTTTCTGGATTTATAGCCAAAGTCACAGTTTTGTTGCCACCCTTTGGAGTGATTGAGTATGACTGCGGTGATTTCTGAACAGGAGTAAACACTTTGTGAGAAGAGTACAGAAAATATCTCAATGTACATTGAAATGAATCTTGAGCACTACATGTGCCTTGGATGCATCAGTTCCCCATTTACCTCAACATCCACAGTGACATTGAGGCCTTTTGTGGCAGGCGTTTTCAGCAAAGAATTCTGcagaaatgaaaagaaacaaaagacaaaactaCATCCATCACTGTTGTTTAACAAAGAACACAGTCACGAAGAAGAGCTTAAAAAATGTCTCCCTATTAAGACAACCTTATGAGGAAGTACAATTTATGTGAATGCTACGATATAAGCTAGCAAATCCACCAAGCAGAGCAtcaagaaaatgcacaaaacaaaagtgacctTTTTGGTTTCAAAGTAATGCAAGATCAGATTCATAGTACCTCAACATCCATGGTCACATTGAGGGCAACACcagtctaaaaacaaaaacaaaaaaaccccacatggGTCAGTCAGATATTAAACACCCTTCAAACAATACAATAGTCACcaattgacaaaaataaataaaatacattttaattagcaAGAGACGACTGCTATTTAGAATTACAGTATTTGGCGAGCACTTGGCGAGCATTTGGCACTTTTTCACCACTGACCCACAAACTCACTTGCACAGTgattctaatattttttttttttaagatgggcAGGAAGCTATACAGTATTTTATGGGGCACCTGATACTTGTATATTGCCTATAAAAATAGCTTGAGTTCTTTACATTGCATTACTACTACAATGAGTGGCAGTCAGATTCTTACAGGGGTCATGACCCCAGTGGCCATTCCTGTCCCACATTTGTTTGTATTCACCTTTACATTGGCAACTTGTTTAGCAGCAGCATCCTCTTTGTCTTTAGCAGCCTTCACTGCAGCTAATCTCTGCTGCTCCTCCTGGTGGAACAAATCACACAACATTACAGCGGATAAACCAGCTCATTgttgctttaaaaataataataataataataataataataataattgttgctttaaaaaaaaaaaaaatcacaaggcaattatttggtattattttttgggggcaGGTAATGAACAAATACTACATGTTTCTCAGTAAAAGTCGGTACGGTAATCTTCACCAGTTTTCTTTTCTCCTCTAGTTCTCGTCGCTCCTTCTCTCGAGCTGCTCTTTCCAGCTCCCGTTGCAAAGTGAGTGCCTTCTCTCTTTCAACTCGCTCCCTGGAGAAACAACAAAAGAATCAATATTAAAGTATATATTGTGTATGCGGCATACTAGGGGTGGGCGTTacggtaaaaatgtcatatctcgattttaatcacctttttttttttttaagactaatattcacatttctgaacatacttgtaaattttaaaacatttacaatgtatataaaaccctaaaacagctttaatattttttttcctcctttttaattattatttttattatcattttaaactttgttaaatgtttttaaagttttttttaatgtgccacagccgatctgtcagctttatgagatcgttaacacattaaagttcttaaagatctaatatcgtcatatcgcccacccctacgtCATACTGAGTAGTATGGTTcctagcatttttatttatttatttttttaaacagtaaaatTTCAGTGTGCTTTCATAACTTCTCTCTGTATTGCATATTTTCATCTTTTGCTAGCAGGTCTGGAATTTTCCCTACACTCAAAAGGGGCTAGGGAGGGGAAAATTATTTCCAAGATGACCTTTCAGCAGCAGCTATGCGTTCTCTCTCAAGTTGGCGAGCTTCTGCCAGTTTTTTTGCTTTGAGTTCTTCCTCCTTAGCCTGCAACTCTTGTTGgcgcttctcctcctcctcaagttgaggaaaacaaaaaacaaaacaaaaaaacacatgcagAGTTCAACACCAAACAATAGGTTTAAACGTGAAATGACAAAACGAATAAATCTTACGGCTTGCTGAatcttcttcctcttttcttcttcctgcttCCGTTTCTGCTCAAGATCTTCTTGGCGTTTCATGGCAATTCTTTTTTTGGCCAGCTCCGCCGCCTGACGCTGCATTCACGGCCCAACATTGACCAATCTTGACATGGCGAGCCCATGTAATTATGCTGATCATAGAAATTGTGCTCACCTTCTCATTTTTCCCATcaatgctggccattttttgctcgattttctttttcttttcttcttccctGAGCTCTTCTTTCACTTTGGCCTCCTGCACCTTTCTTAGCCTCTCATCCCGCTTCCTATAGGTCAAAATCAAACGTTATTTGACAAACCAAACCACAAAAAAGTAGAGCTTTAAACCAGACCCGACCTTTTGTATTCctcttgtttctttttcttctcctcttCCATTTTCCTCATTCGCTCCTCTTCCTGTTCCTGCTTCTTTTTCAGTGCTTCCAGCTTTTGCCGCTCTTTGGCCTGTGGAAGCAGAATAACATTGAAGCAGCCCCAGACATAAGGGAGACATATGGGATATTGTGGCCATAATGCAGAGGCCCTATAACTaattttgttaacataaaagatgAGCTTGTGAGGTTTTTGTAACTGAATTGCTGCTATGTTAGGATGCCAATAAAAAAGTAATGTGCATTAGAATCCCAGAAAATGCCATCAACGTGGGATGTAACgacatatcacaatatgaacctcacaatacgatacctatcacgatattgtgggaggttggcgatgttaaaaaaaaaaaaaaaaaaaagaagaaatttttttaaacagattttcttacttttaatattgtgatatgatgctattgtggccattttaatattgcgatatcgttacatccctgtcAACTACAGGACAGTTGGGGGCATTTGTTAAGCTTCCTCACACAAGTGGACGCAACAATGGAACTTCACTAACAAAACGACTTTCAAGACAAATGGAAGGGGGTACACGCACAGGTTAGCAGGGGTTGTTTAGTGGCAAATGAGTAGACACGTTCACCAAATGACCACCAACACATAGTGCTCATGCACTTACCACTATAGTCATGGACATCTGGGGAagggagaaaacaaaataatgcaATGTAATAAATATCTTTGACAGATTCagtccattaaaaacaaacaaaaacacacaagagtTGTGCCTACTTGGACACCACTTCTTTCAATGTGTAAATACAAGTCTGTGCAAATTGATTTTCAGAACTCCATGTATCCCCTggagtaacaaaaaaaagtgagaagctCATCCTCCACAAGCCATCATTTATCTTGTATATCACAGGTTTTAATTGCGAACACTTCAATGCAGGAACTGTAGCGCGACCTCCTGCAGTGTCCGCCGCCATGTTGTAATGATTCACTGCTCAACTCAATTATTATTGAAGCATGACGAGACATGTATATTGAACAAACTTTTGGTGACTGTGTTACTTCAGactcaaatgacattttatataGACAAAtggatatcacaatattacttGCATGTATAGTTGTTACAGGATTCATGACAGCTTGACCAGGAACAGATTTCCACTAAAGCAACTTTAAAATTTGAACAAGAGAACAAAGGACGACAATGATAgtcgtttgtgtatttttatgttgtattttttttggtttttgttgtgGTGTCGTGGAATGTAATACTGACCTTATTATCGCTCTTCAGAGGAGTGGTGTGTTTAATGAATGACTTGATTCCACTAGCTCGGTGGAAGGAATTTGGAGTCATCATCAGCCTCTGATTCTTCTGCACAGTGTGAagaaatgagctcatgtttggtctGACAACCTGTAAgggggcataaaaaaaaaaaagattcacctataaaactgttttaattaaaaaaaataaaataaaaaaataaaataaaaaaaagtgcatttttatttgactaatttGGTCATCTTACACTCTGACTCTTCTTGGGAGGAGAGAATCTCTTGATAGGGCTTTCCGCCGTAGTATAGGGTGCTTTGCGCTTGATGCTCTTAGATGACCtacgggaggggaggggggagagtgagagtgagagagtgagagagagaaagaaaagcgTAGCATCATTTGAATGCAGAATCACTATTATTATGTGTGGTAGTTAATTTTGACCATTTATGCATATCAGGCATTGGCAGGCCACATCGAGACCTCTGTTGCTCAAACAACAAATGTGCTATGCATCATGGCAGACAGACACGGGACGAAAAGCATTTAACGGTTTGCAGCTCACCGTCGACTTGCCTCTTCTTCAGTCTGTTGTGTCAGAGTGACagctgaaaaaaagaaaaacaattgaatAACTAACTCTGAACAGCCAACCTTTATCCATTTAAAAGGCATAATCATATACTTGTCTTTGGCAGGTTGCTCTTGCCAGGGCTAAACAGTGACGGTGGGGCCAGTTTTGGGGAGTTTGCTGCCACAGAACGAGTTATACGTGCCAAAGAGGGCTGCTCACTCATCTTTGCCTGCACATATATATTTGTACGATACAGGTTAAAAAGAAGGCATGAATTACTCTCCCGAATGATCAAATAAGAAAATTACGGTACAGTCACTTTCAGGTTCATGCATTCACGTTTACCTGAGAAGAATCATCTGAACCATCAGTCACAGCTACTTCTGGCTCTGCAGTCACAGGTTCTGCTTCTCTGAAAGTAATGATGcaattcaatcattttattaaattaatacaaatatttgtctGCTTCAAATAAAAATCTTTGTTTTACAAGGGAGAGAGTACTATGCAGCGTTTGCACACCAGATCGCATATTTTAAGCGACCTTTTTTAACAGTACAGAACACAGATAGGAGTCTGAATATAGCAATGCGCTATACTGGAAGAGACAAATTGTTATTAAGAAGCAAGAAATAGCAGAGAAGGTCCTTAATTAAGCTTCAGTAATAATAGTCATTTCCACAGAGCAGAAATAAGAGTATTGTATGTTGTGTTTGTAATATGTGTTGCTGCTCCATGCACGTTAAGGTAAGAGTTGTTTTAAGGTTTTTATTTACCGTATTACTGGCATTTCGCATAACATGTAATGCAAGATTAAATTACATGACTTGGACAGGGCAATGTAATTAATTCTCTTTTGTCAGTTTTATCATAAATTGAGTGGAACTGAgtggaaaataaatgtaaatggggGGGATACAAAGAAGAATAAATCCAATTCGTTCTGTTTAATTAATTTCAcacttctattttattttttacacttagGTTTACATCACGATaggtactaggggtgtgaattgcctagtacctgacgattcgattcgtatcacgattcacaggtcacgattcgataccgattaatcccgatacgaatttataagtcgattgttgcgatttttttccattcaaatttagaaaatactaatcagtaagcttgtagagtgtaagatttatatgaaaatgtattatttatctgaaatttcagtcttatagaggttgtaatctgtttcatgtttgaacagcattaaaataaaatattaaggcttaatgttccgttcatataacattcttccatgctcaaggtgtgaatcctaaaaaaaaaataaaaaataaaaaaaataaaataataatcgattctgccgattattgaatcgattcgagaatcgcgcgatgtagtatcgcgatatatcgccgaatcgatttttttttaacacccctattactgTGAAGGGATTCAATTTACACTATTATATAAATTTTAGGCCATAAAAGCTGAGCCCTCAGTCTCCATTTCAGCAAGTTAATCTGtgacaaaaatatgaaaaacaatTAACATAAAATCTTATATTTATGtagaaaaacatgtaaatagcaTAAGTTAAACATTTGTGGCTacaaataggggtgtgaattgcctagttacattcgatccatatcacgattcgattcggatTAATCCCggtacaaatatataaactgattatttttttcactcaaatttagaaaatagtgTTCACTAAacctatacatgtacactgcaagatttgtgtgaaaatgtatttatatgaaaCTTCAGGCTTAAAACTGTGAGCCtcagtatttaacaaacaggttgcaatccgtttcatgtttgaacagcattaaaataaaatattatggcttaatgttcaattaatataacactcttccatgcttaaagtgtgaaccctaaccccaagtacgacgttttgttgaatattcccaccaaaaattgatgtttccaCACCAATTCGGCTGCATTTTGAATTGGTACGAGCATTTTGCACTGTATTATCACAATATAAtgccaaattgatttttttaacactcctaGTTACAAATATAAAATCTTTTTGCATACAGTATTGCACATGACAGCAAGCAGTTCTTGCTTTATTGAACCACTGTAAATGGCAAACGAACATTCTAAATATTGAGCTTAAGCTTGATTTGATGTCCCCACAATAAACAGTTATTGAATGTGAATTCAGCCCAGGAATATTATTTTGGTTTTTGCACAGTACTTACACTTCACCCGCCTCTTCCACGGACTCACAGGAAGAAGAAGCTACAATCAGAAAAAGTCATCAAATACACACGTACAAAACCATACTGTATTTGACTGACAACCTGAAGAAAAACCGCCAGTGTTTTGCTTCTCACCGTCAAGGTTGCTGTTACGCGACGTGTTGGCCTTGCGAGCTGCCGCCTTCTTCTTCAGCATGGACTGCCGCGAGGTACGGCGCAGAGACTCCTGTATCATGCTGTGCCGCAAACCGCCCAGGGAGTGACGCAATCTCAACGAGCACCTCATTG from Festucalex cinctus isolate MCC-2025b chromosome 3, RoL_Fcin_1.0, whole genome shotgun sequence harbors:
- the incenp gene encoding inner centromere protein A isoform X3, encoding MPVTKRENHPAATMSSVTSTLKSLTQMFVAKTQDFLDEIDNVHMVWLEEIQEEANLMFSRDFNSEPELMPKTPSQKRNTRRKRVSVGRQEEVRRRFSKGRRSNLRGSSVKQLDFVSEEAIPDTSAAESSTSARPKRATRKNKQSKAGALEDVNQHSQISSASVDNCNIMVEDVGADKAEEKLDEPCEVSHSSPVKIPSPSVIVSIPASERLSAEQAAQPTLSPGLTAAKIATAGNNRSSRRSSMRCSLRLRHSLGGLRHSMIQESLRRTSRQSMLKKKAAARKANTSRNSNLDASSSCESVEEAGEVEAEPVTAEPEVAVTDGSDDSSQAKMSEQPSLARITRSVAANSPKLAPPSLFSPGKSNLPKTTVTLTQQTEEEASRRSSKSIKRKAPYTTAESPIKRFSPPKKSQSVVRPNMSSFLHTVQKNQRLMMTPNSFHRASGIKSFIKHTTPLKSDNKAKERQKLEALKKKQEQEEERMRKMEEEKKKKQEEYKRKRDERLRKVQEAKVKEELREEEKKKKIEQKMASIDGKNEKRQAAELAKKRIAMKRQEDLEQKRKQEEEKRKKIQQAEEEKRQQELQAKEEELKAKKLAEARQLERERIAAAERERVEREKALTLQRELERAAREKERRELEEKRKLEEQQRLAAVKAAKDKEDAAAKQVANVKTGVALNVTMDVENSLLKTPATKGLNVTVDVEKSPQSYSITPKGGNKTVTLAINPENYGMDQNSDDSTDDESAPRKPIPSWAKGPNLEQILMKQYFNPPDLELFFGVVQPPKLEDLFYKNKPRYFKRTSSAVWHSPPNSIKY
- the incenp gene encoding inner centromere protein A isoform X2, coding for MPVTKRENHPAATMSSVTSTLKSLTQMFVAKTQDFLDEIDNVHMVWLEEIQEEANLMFSRDFNSEPELMPKTPSQKRNTRRKRVSVGRQEEVRRRFSKGRRSNLRGSSVKQLDFVSEEAIPDTSAAESSTSARPKRATRKNKQSKAGALEDVNQHSQISSASVDNCNIMVEDVGADKAEEKLDEPCEVSHSSPVKIPSPSVIVSIPASERLSAEQAAQPTLSPGLTAAKIATAGNNRSSRRSSMRCSLRLRHSLGGLRHSMIQESLRRTSRQSMLKKKAAARKANTSRNSNLDASSSCESVEEAGEVEAEPVTAEPEVAVTDGSDDSSQAKMSEQPSLARITRSVAANSPKLAPPSLFSPGKSNLPKTTVTLTQQTEEEASRRSSKSIKRKAPYTTAESPIKRFSPPKKSQSVVRPNMSSFLHTVQKNQRLMMTPNSFHRASGIKSFIKHTTPLKSDNKMSMTIVAKERQKLEALKKKQEQEEERMRKMEEEKKKKQEEYKRKRDERLRKVQEAKVKEELREEEKKKKIEQKMASIDGKNEKRQAAELAKKRIAMKRQEDLEQKRKQEEEKRKKIQQAEEKRQQELQAKEEELKAKKLAEARQLERERIAAAERERVEREKALTLQRELERAAREKERRELEEKRKLEEQQRLAAVKAAKDKEDAAAKQVANVKTGVALNVTMDVENSLLKTPATKGLNVTVDVEKSPQSYSITPKGGNKTVTLAINPENYGMDQNSDDSTDDESAPRKPIPSWAKGPNLEQILMKQYFNPPDLELFFGVVQPPKLEDLFYKNKPRYFKRTSSAVWHSPPNSIKY